From Deferrisoma camini S3R1, the proteins below share one genomic window:
- a CDS encoding 2-oxoacid:acceptor oxidoreductase family protein — MNLDVVACGVGGQGVVTLGRVVGGAALREGYDVRVLGQSGLSQVGAPVMVHLRIGTPAGPSPKVPLGAAHVVIGLERMEALKLVPYLRPGGTALLSDEAVRPYEARFRPEAYPDRETVETAFCGQRVLWIPALELARRHGSPAYVGAVMAGALAAVSNVVDRDQLVLALRAERPREADEEVEAFFAGYEFLAGTGG; from the coding sequence GTGAACCTGGACGTGGTGGCCTGCGGAGTGGGGGGGCAGGGCGTGGTGACCCTGGGGCGGGTGGTGGGGGGGGCGGCCCTGCGCGAGGGGTACGACGTGCGCGTGCTGGGCCAGTCGGGCCTCAGCCAGGTGGGGGCCCCGGTCATGGTGCACCTGCGGATCGGGACCCCGGCCGGCCCCAGCCCCAAGGTCCCGCTGGGCGCGGCCCACGTGGTCATCGGCCTCGAACGGATGGAGGCCCTGAAGCTGGTCCCCTACCTCCGACCGGGCGGCACCGCCCTGCTGTCGGACGAGGCGGTCCGGCCCTACGAGGCCCGGTTTCGCCCCGAGGCGTACCCGGACCGGGAAACCGTGGAGACCGCGTTCTGCGGACAGCGGGTGCTCTGGATCCCGGCCCTGGAGCTCGCCCGCCGCCACGGCTCCCCGGCCTACGTGGGGGCCGTGATGGCCGGCGCCCTGGCCGCCGTGTCCAACGTGGTGGACCGGGACCAGCTGGTGCTGGCGCTCCGGGCCGAGCGGCCCCGGGAGGCGGACGAGGAGGTCGAGGCCTTTTTCGCCGGCTACGAGTTCCTGGCGGGGACCGGCGGCTGA
- the rimI gene encoding ribosomal protein S18-alanine N-acetyltransferase: MADEEPVRIVEVPPARWMEVLRVESASFAHPWDPGTVHEVLHSRFCRALGAEAPDGSLVGHVLYAVQGGLCHVLDLAVLPGWRRRGIGTRLARAMLERLKAEGVEFSFLEVRASNAGAEAFYRSLGFEPVGRRPRYYPDTGEDAVVMVRLLAS; encoded by the coding sequence GTGGCCGATGAGGAGCCGGTCCGGATCGTGGAGGTGCCCCCCGCCCGGTGGATGGAGGTGCTCCGGGTGGAGTCGGCGAGCTTTGCCCACCCCTGGGACCCCGGCACGGTGCACGAGGTGCTCCACAGCCGGTTCTGCCGGGCCCTGGGCGCCGAGGCGCCGGACGGCTCCCTGGTGGGGCACGTGCTGTACGCGGTGCAGGGGGGGCTGTGCCACGTGCTCGATCTGGCCGTGCTGCCCGGGTGGCGGCGCCGGGGCATCGGGACCCGGCTGGCCCGGGCGATGCTCGAGCGGCTGAAGGCCGAGGGGGTGGAGTTCTCGTTCCTGGAGGTCCGCGCCTCCAACGCCGGCGCCGAGGCGTTCTACCGGTCCCTTGGGTTCGAGCCGGTGGGCCGGCGCCCCCGATACTATCCGGACACCGGCGAGGACGCGGTGGTGATGGTGCGCCTTCTAGCCTCCTAG
- a CDS encoding tetratricopeptide repeat protein: protein MSQPKKVNLDQAVIWAVGCLVVGFVVGIVSGYFVAHTPGPRPAPVTQPAPAVAPPSSTLGSLTVEIRELKNILKNDPTNRTAWVRLGNLYFDTDQYMEAIDAYTKALELDPNDPDVITDRGIMYRRIGDFQKAVEEFRRAADLDPSHLNSLLNLGVVLRYDLNDLEGAMKAWQRYLERKPPAEMAGKIRAEIEAIRKQLP, encoded by the coding sequence ATGTCGCAGCCCAAGAAGGTGAACCTGGATCAGGCCGTCATCTGGGCCGTTGGATGCCTGGTGGTGGGTTTCGTGGTGGGCATCGTGTCGGGGTACTTCGTGGCTCACACCCCAGGGCCTAGACCCGCTCCGGTGACCCAGCCCGCCCCCGCCGTGGCCCCCCCCTCGTCCACCTTGGGGAGCCTGACCGTGGAGATCCGGGAGCTCAAGAACATCCTGAAGAACGACCCCACCAACCGCACCGCCTGGGTGCGGCTGGGGAACCTCTACTTCGACACCGACCAGTACATGGAGGCGATCGACGCCTACACCAAGGCCCTGGAACTCGACCCCAACGACCCCGACGTGATCACCGATCGGGGCATCATGTACCGACGGATCGGCGACTTCCAGAAGGCGGTGGAGGAGTTTCGCCGGGCCGCCGATCTGGACCCGTCCCACCTGAACAGCCTGCTGAACCTGGGGGTGGTGCTCCGGTACGACCTCAACGACCTCGAGGGCGCCATGAAGGCGTGGCAGCGCTACCTCGAGCGCAAGCCCCCGGCCGAGATGGCAGGGAAGATCCGGGCCGAGATCGAGGCGATCCGCAAGCAACTGCCGTAA
- a CDS encoding nucleotidyltransferase family protein, whose amino-acid sequence MIDLPAAEIEEVRRLVARHLPGREVRVFGSRAEGSARRFSDLDLAVVGPAPDEELEALRDAFSESDLPIQVDVVRWEDLPEGIREGIGNRFVVLQEAEGR is encoded by the coding sequence ATGATTGACCTGCCCGCCGCAGAGATCGAGGAGGTGCGGCGGCTGGTGGCCCGCCACCTGCCCGGACGGGAGGTGCGGGTGTTCGGGTCGCGGGCGGAGGGCTCTGCCCGGAGGTTCTCGGACCTCGATCTCGCGGTGGTGGGGCCTGCTCCCGACGAGGAGCTCGAAGCCCTGCGGGACGCCTTTTCCGAGTCGGATCTCCCGATCCAGGTGGACGTGGTGCGGTGGGAGGACCTCCCCGAGGGGATCCGCGAGGGCATCGGGAACCGGTTCGTGGTGCTCCAGGAGGCCGAGGGGCGGTGA
- a CDS encoding nucleotidyltransferase substrate binding protein, with product MALDLTSLRKAVRALGDVLDRCEDEAVTSGLDPVTRNALRAGAIQHFEFTFELCWKFMQRWLRQNAESEEAARPRTRKDLFRMAARWGLIDDPIPWFRYAEARNLTSHTYNEDEAARVYAVARSFLGDARALLARLEQAND from the coding sequence GTGGCGCTGGATCTGACGAGTCTGCGCAAGGCGGTGAGGGCCCTGGGGGATGTGCTCGACCGGTGCGAAGACGAGGCCGTGACCTCAGGGCTCGATCCCGTTACGAGAAACGCCCTGCGGGCGGGAGCGATCCAGCACTTCGAGTTCACCTTTGAGCTCTGCTGGAAGTTCATGCAGCGGTGGTTGCGGCAGAACGCCGAGAGCGAGGAGGCCGCCCGGCCCCGAACCCGCAAGGACCTCTTTCGCATGGCGGCCAGGTGGGGCCTGATCGACGACCCGATACCGTGGTTCCGGTACGCCGAGGCCCGGAATCTCACATCCCACACCTACAACGAGGACGAGGCGGCCCGGGTGTACGCGGTGGCCCGGTCGTTCCTGGGGGACGCCCGGGCGCTCCTGGCCCGGTTGGAGCAGGCCAATGATTGA
- a CDS encoding tetratricopeptide repeat protein — MTRGDWIGRFLGPPAFGGVVASPGRSKHGDKVLRCCLQAARTLGRVALIAGLVVWAWGGAFAGSREHLEVGLKAYRDGFHDLAAKELRAYLEAEPSSPDRAEILDLLFRAELARGNPEGARAALEELARLGRPEAEYWLGWLAVREGRDEEALTHLARYLKAGGDRVADARLLAARSSAALGRWKEAQAHYRAFLSAAPRDDSRRAAAWLGLVKAAREAGDPKAVETFAREALGDPALAGAREALRGLARTGAAAASTPEDRAFFWGRLAASAEDPADRAEALYEQGRALAEAGEPEAAAGALERFLALEPRGDRAVEARLVLADVARARGDLGAALTHLEGAIAAGAAGRRALDLHRAAFALASKLGDEGRAEAHARALLGAADAVSRQEADRARWFLAGRAAAAGRAEEAVGLWDAIDPAGPLGPAARLSAARTLLDRGDAGGALKRVEPLLATATDLEPWLLAVAAAEAAGDEGRAGRFSAEVAARVPADQAPGWLERAVAHFEKAGDRAQARALRERLATEHPATAEGDRAALALQVEAFRAEDWAGVLRWSAAARRADPSGAAELREAEALVRTGKNARAAEVLEAVAGRPGPHRARALLRLGTLADEAGDFDRARQRYEAALAAGLPDPAGRWVRRRLAELREAGRGR; from the coding sequence GTGACGAGAGGGGATTGGATCGGGCGGTTCCTGGGGCCCCCGGCGTTCGGGGGGGTGGTGGCTTCGCCCGGCCGCAGCAAGCACGGCGACAAGGTCCTCCGGTGTTGTCTCCAGGCCGCCCGCACGCTCGGGAGGGTCGCGCTCATCGCGGGCCTGGTCGTTTGGGCGTGGGGTGGCGCGTTCGCCGGCTCCCGCGAGCACCTGGAGGTGGGGCTCAAGGCCTATCGGGACGGGTTCCACGACCTGGCCGCCAAGGAGCTTCGAGCCTACCTGGAGGCCGAGCCATCGAGCCCCGACCGGGCCGAGATCCTGGATCTCTTGTTCCGGGCGGAGCTGGCCCGGGGGAACCCCGAGGGGGCCCGGGCCGCGCTGGAGGAGCTCGCCCGGCTGGGCCGGCCCGAGGCCGAGTACTGGCTGGGGTGGCTCGCCGTCCGCGAGGGCCGGGACGAGGAGGCCCTGACCCACCTCGCCCGGTATCTGAAGGCGGGTGGGGACCGTGTGGCCGACGCCCGGCTCCTGGCGGCCCGATCCTCGGCCGCACTGGGCCGGTGGAAGGAGGCCCAGGCCCACTACCGGGCGTTCCTGTCCGCAGCCCCCCGGGACGACTCCCGGCGCGCCGCTGCGTGGCTCGGTCTGGTGAAGGCCGCGCGGGAGGCGGGGGACCCGAAGGCGGTGGAGACCTTCGCCCGGGAGGCCCTTGGGGACCCCGCCCTTGCCGGCGCTCGGGAGGCCCTCCGGGGCCTCGCCCGGACCGGCGCGGCCGCGGCGTCTACGCCCGAGGACCGGGCCTTCTTCTGGGGCCGGCTGGCAGCGTCGGCCGAGGACCCGGCCGACCGCGCCGAGGCCCTGTACGAGCAGGGCCGGGCCCTGGCCGAGGCCGGAGAGCCCGAGGCGGCGGCCGGGGCCTTGGAGCGGTTCCTCGCGCTGGAGCCCCGGGGAGATCGGGCGGTCGAGGCCCGGCTGGTGCTCGCGGACGTGGCCCGGGCGCGGGGGGACCTGGGTGCTGCCCTCACGCACCTGGAGGGCGCGATCGCGGCCGGGGCGGCCGGCCGGCGCGCTCTCGATCTACATCGGGCCGCGTTCGCCCTGGCGTCGAAGCTGGGGGACGAGGGCCGGGCCGAGGCCCACGCCCGGGCGCTTCTGGGGGCGGCCGACGCCGTGTCCCGCCAGGAGGCGGACCGGGCCCGGTGGTTCCTGGCCGGCCGGGCGGCGGCCGCGGGCCGGGCCGAGGAAGCGGTGGGGCTGTGGGACGCGATCGATCCGGCCGGCCCCCTGGGGCCGGCGGCCCGGCTCTCTGCGGCCCGGACCCTTCTGGACCGGGGGGATGCCGGGGGAGCCCTGAAGAGGGTCGAACCCCTGCTGGCCACGGCAACGGACCTGGAGCCGTGGCTGTTGGCCGTGGCCGCCGCCGAGGCGGCCGGGGACGAGGGGCGGGCCGGCCGGTTTTCCGCGGAGGTGGCGGCCCGGGTCCCGGCGGACCAGGCACCCGGCTGGCTCGAACGGGCCGTCGCCCACTTCGAGAAGGCCGGGGACCGGGCGCAGGCCCGGGCCCTGCGCGAGCGGCTGGCCACGGAGCACCCAGCCACGGCCGAGGGCGACCGGGCGGCCCTGGCCCTCCAGGTGGAGGCGTTCCGGGCCGAGGACTGGGCCGGGGTGCTGAGGTGGTCGGCCGCGGCCCGCAGGGCCGACCCTTCCGGCGCGGCCGAGCTGCGGGAGGCTGAGGCCCTCGTACGCACAGGGAAGAACGCCCGGGCCGCGGAGGTGTTGGAGGCCGTGGCCGGCCGACCCGGGCCCCACCGGGCCAGGGCCCTGCTGCGGCTCGGCACCCTGGCCGACGAGGCCGGCGACTTCGACCGGGCCCGGCAGCGGTACGAGGCGGCACTTGCCGCCGGGTTGCCGGACCCGGCCGGCCGGTGGGTGCGGAGGCGGTTGGCCGAGCTTCGGGAGGCCGGCCGTGGCCGATGA
- a CDS encoding HD-GYP domain-containing protein: MIKKIAVEDLEVGMFIEDFNVPWMDHPFMSNKKKIRSAKEIDLIREHGIQEVYINTAKGKDSSRAVSVEEADAEVRQRMEQEVAAKGAEGPPVQLSKEQAAFEEEVRRAKVVYAEAKALVKDLLHDARMGRSIDGERAAQTVDKMVDSIFRNPDAITSLSRLKSFDDYTFQHSVNVSVLALALGRHLGIVKEELRRLGVGAILHDVGKMRVPEQILNKPGRLTDEEFAVMKTHTLHGAKILMDTRNVPNESAAVALNHHERFNGRGYPRGVEGMAIGKFGLIAAIVDVYDAITSDRVYHKGMPSHQALQKIYEWSKTDFYPVFVQKFIQCVGIYPIGSVVRLDTGEVGVVCRQNHAELIRPWVRLVRKASGEPFTPPVDADLTQPDPEGEKPFARTIATTLEAAQAGIDVEAVLGVGGEDRAAA, translated from the coding sequence ATGATCAAGAAGATCGCGGTGGAAGACCTGGAAGTGGGCATGTTCATCGAGGACTTCAACGTCCCCTGGATGGACCACCCCTTCATGAGCAACAAGAAGAAGATCCGCAGCGCCAAGGAGATCGACCTCATCCGGGAGCACGGGATCCAGGAGGTGTACATCAACACGGCCAAGGGGAAGGACAGCTCCCGGGCCGTGTCGGTGGAGGAGGCGGACGCAGAGGTCCGGCAGCGGATGGAGCAGGAGGTGGCCGCCAAGGGGGCGGAGGGCCCCCCGGTCCAGCTCTCCAAGGAACAGGCGGCCTTCGAGGAGGAGGTCCGGCGGGCCAAGGTGGTGTACGCCGAGGCCAAGGCGCTGGTGAAGGACCTGCTCCACGACGCCCGCATGGGCAGGAGCATCGACGGCGAGCGGGCCGCCCAGACCGTGGACAAGATGGTGGACTCGATCTTCCGCAACCCCGACGCCATCACCAGCCTGTCACGGCTCAAGAGCTTCGACGACTACACGTTTCAGCACTCGGTGAACGTGAGCGTGCTGGCCCTGGCCCTGGGCCGGCACCTGGGGATCGTGAAGGAGGAGCTGCGGCGCCTGGGGGTCGGGGCGATCCTGCACGACGTGGGCAAGATGCGGGTGCCCGAGCAGATCCTGAACAAACCGGGCCGGCTGACCGACGAGGAGTTCGCCGTGATGAAGACCCACACGCTCCACGGCGCCAAGATCCTGATGGACACCCGCAACGTGCCCAACGAGAGCGCGGCCGTGGCCCTGAACCACCACGAGCGGTTCAACGGCCGGGGCTACCCCCGAGGAGTGGAGGGCATGGCCATCGGCAAGTTCGGCCTGATCGCGGCCATCGTGGACGTGTACGACGCCATCACCTCGGACCGCGTCTACCACAAGGGCATGCCGAGCCACCAGGCCCTGCAGAAGATCTACGAGTGGTCCAAAACCGACTTCTACCCGGTGTTCGTGCAGAAGTTCATCCAGTGCGTGGGCATCTACCCGATCGGATCGGTGGTGCGTCTGGACACGGGGGAGGTGGGGGTGGTGTGCCGCCAGAACCACGCCGAGCTGATCCGGCCCTGGGTTCGGCTGGTGCGAAAGGCGTCGGGGGAGCCGTTCACCCCGCCTGTGGACGCGGACCTCACCCAGCCGGATCCCGAAGGGGAGAAGCCGTTCGCCCGGACCATCGCCACGACCCTGGAGGCCGCTCAGGCCGGGATCGACGTGGAAGCGGTGCTGGGGGTGGGGGGCGAGGACCGGGCCGCGGCTTGA
- a CDS encoding dihydroorotate dehydrogenase electron transfer subunit has product MDDRAWVVYREALGGEYYRLRLRPAEPFGAEPGQFVMLQVGEGIDPLLRRPFSIHRMDPLTGGEFEVLFRVAGRGTSLLARRHVGDRVDVLGPLGRGFTLDAEAPVLVGGGVGVAPLLFLAEAFLDRGVRPRLVLGARSDRDLLCHGDFACLSVPCELVTEDGSLGRTGLVTTPLEHALREAGGAARVYACGPMPMLRAVADLCARHGVGCEVSLEAHMACGVGACLGCVVPAAGGGYLRVCKDGPVFRGEQIAWNAEVG; this is encoded by the coding sequence ATGGACGACCGGGCGTGGGTGGTGTACCGGGAAGCCCTCGGTGGGGAGTACTACCGGTTGCGGCTTCGGCCGGCCGAGCCGTTCGGGGCCGAGCCCGGGCAGTTCGTGATGCTCCAGGTGGGGGAGGGCATCGACCCCCTGTTGCGACGGCCGTTCAGCATCCATCGGATGGACCCCCTGACCGGAGGGGAGTTCGAGGTGCTGTTCCGGGTCGCGGGCCGGGGCACCTCCCTGCTGGCCCGCCGCCACGTGGGGGACCGGGTGGACGTGCTGGGACCCCTGGGCCGGGGGTTCACGTTGGATGCCGAAGCCCCGGTCCTTGTGGGCGGGGGTGTGGGGGTGGCCCCTCTCCTGTTCCTGGCCGAGGCGTTCCTGGACCGCGGGGTGCGGCCCCGGCTCGTCCTGGGCGCCCGGTCCGACCGGGACCTGCTGTGCCACGGGGACTTCGCGTGCCTCTCGGTACCCTGCGAGCTGGTCACCGAGGATGGGAGCCTCGGCCGAACGGGCCTGGTGACCACCCCGCTGGAGCACGCCTTGCGGGAGGCGGGGGGGGCGGCCCGGGTGTACGCCTGCGGCCCCATGCCCATGCTCCGGGCGGTGGCGGATCTGTGTGCGCGGCACGGGGTGGGCTGCGAGGTCTCCCTGGAGGCCCACATGGCCTGCGGGGTGGGGGCGTGCCTGGGATGCGTGGTGCCCGCGGCCGGGGGGGGGTACCTGAGGGTGTGCAAGGACGGGCCGGTGTTTCGAGGGGAGCAGATCGCTTGGAACGCCGAAGTGGGGTGA